The Alcanivorax sediminis genome window below encodes:
- the queC gene encoding 7-cyano-7-deazaguanine synthase QueC, translating to MKKAVVLLSGGLDSATCLAIARDRGYQCHTIAFDYGQRTRAELAAAERVSGELGALSHRVVELGMGNIGGSALTDHSIDVPENGGDGIPVTYVPARNTVFLSLALGLAEVLDAEAIFIGVNAVDYSGYPDCRPEFIEAFQTMANLATKAGVEGRPITVETPLMTLSKASIIQQGVALGLDYGLTVSCYQADASGNACGKCDSCRLRRLGFEEALVKDPTNYQ from the coding sequence ATGAAAAAAGCGGTCGTGCTGCTGTCCGGTGGGCTGGATTCTGCCACCTGCCTGGCCATTGCTCGTGATCGGGGCTATCAGTGCCATACCATCGCCTTTGATTATGGTCAGCGTACCCGTGCCGAACTGGCTGCCGCAGAGCGTGTCTCCGGCGAACTGGGCGCGTTGAGCCACCGGGTGGTAGAGCTGGGTATGGGCAACATTGGTGGGTCTGCTCTCACTGATCACAGCATCGATGTGCCGGAGAATGGCGGTGACGGTATTCCGGTGACCTATGTGCCTGCCAGAAACACCGTTTTTCTGTCCCTGGCGCTGGGGCTCGCTGAAGTGCTGGACGCCGAGGCGATCTTCATTGGTGTGAACGCGGTAGATTACTCCGGCTACCCGGACTGTCGCCCCGAGTTTATTGAGGCTTTCCAGACCATGGCGAATCTGGCCACCAAGGCGGGGGTAGAGGGCCGGCCGATAACGGTAGAGACACCCCTCATGACCCTCAGCAAGGCCAGCATCATCCAGCAGGGTGTTGCTCTGGGGTTGGACTATGGGCTGACCGTGTCCTGTTATCAGGCTGATGCCAGTGGCAATGCCTGTGGCAAGTGCGACAGCTGCCGCCTGCGGCGGCTGGGTTTTGAGGAAGCGTTGGTCAAAGATCCAACAAACTATCAATAA
- a CDS encoding response regulator transcription factor, with product MDESQITPIRVLLICLSGEQNARKGNLHIIRQALDHHPRIELIGVTTLCLAGRLLHDPQIQVAVVHEEDPRSLSLELLIDLVSSTTAKVALHSPRIEDNLAINSLRIGVRGFIPHASTVETIAQAVIQIAAGEIWSSRKLLSDAFTRALPMAAKPASHQTELEELTPREQEIVEHLCSGLSNKEIARELNISDKTVKTHLQRIYRKNQVHSRLQLAVSS from the coding sequence ATGGATGAGAGCCAGATTACCCCCATCAGGGTGCTGCTTATCTGCCTGAGTGGTGAGCAAAACGCAAGGAAGGGAAATCTTCACATCATTCGACAGGCACTCGACCATCATCCCCGCATCGAATTGATCGGGGTGACTACTCTTTGCCTGGCGGGCCGGTTACTGCATGACCCACAAATCCAGGTGGCGGTGGTGCACGAAGAAGATCCCCGCAGCCTTTCACTGGAACTGCTGATTGATCTGGTGAGCAGCACAACCGCCAAAGTCGCTCTGCACTCCCCGAGGATCGAGGACAACCTCGCCATCAACTCTCTGCGCATTGGCGTCCGGGGGTTTATCCCTCATGCAAGTACGGTGGAGACGATCGCTCAGGCAGTCATACAAATTGCGGCGGGCGAGATCTGGTCATCCCGGAAGCTGCTTTCCGACGCTTTTACCCGTGCCCTGCCCATGGCAGCCAAACCCGCATCTCATCAAACCGAACTGGAGGAGCTGACGCCCAGGGAGCAAGAGATCGTTGAGCACCTGTGCTCCGGGCTCAGCAACAAGGAAATTGCCCGGGAGCTCAACATCAGCGACAAGACGGTGAAAACCCATCTGCAGCGCATCTACAGGAAAAACCAGGTACATAGCCGCTTGCAGCTGGCAGTTTCCAGCTAA